One Clavelina lepadiformis chromosome 1, kaClaLepa1.1, whole genome shotgun sequence genomic region harbors:
- the LOC143444162 gene encoding tyrosine-protein phosphatase Lar-like isoform X3 encodes MHLHQTLLYTCKCFLLVLVVVSHCYGEYTFQHNGFNISLFNDSLKTWDEAKTACEGMNGKLVNILSQELQGNITELLRQWQGNINTGQFGGTWQSGYYTSGLQTKDIAGSWTCRYQWGNGDSISNVGDENSNGYQQWYRTEPNCGGSPPYCLAVSAVDVFGNGYTNGLGYWVDATCNKQKYYICQVPAKLLNATSTYPVTGDQFTLTCEVVVVPPTTVVWKISQTSSESNIPSDGSIFQVINEKSGDVIVSRLKVKTAGLCLGPSTISCWLKNSLTESKLHEFTVNQEPYDVIGESYYMFKSPDLNLTYFERENDCNKVGGNLASIRDAFTQSSLEMKLTNLDWRGRAWIGLKRLDNGSWIWPNYEIVNYTNWSNDIRTENWTDYGYMSYHDNWKWKNLGSGTHKANYICEVSGKLSYVVETQSCTTESNKTLTVILNPSNVGLNHSITVSALSSFTDHTFLVPQRISQNNENNSKTFTNLKPRTKYNISVSLASNFCTRSVETSQEVITGYAIPHMVPNATVLFYPENGTCLVEWKWPEETIPTLQNFVIQVSKTPSFTKEQDAASITDALQEQNEIINSTLDKRSNLFQTLPNRIYKMKIFAQSCAGDGEFVHANGECNSPRSVPMSLPELLTAQESNDDVSIIFPRPDETNGPISCYFLVGQYQDQDISGPANFSDSLLDELSLKQADAVEPGQPYLALAMPGSLESMIKVKVGDGRRTSCDVNLLTNVTSFPVQTSTRSRRTTTINKSTTKIYNATNVMLTPNKYYSFYLVTSTPLDNGSVGFMASQITVIKIQKTTQPTQDIYWLIGIAAAVILIVACLVVFIYKRKRRSKDAINGLPLNDVELSTQPVFLATIAEPIKSTIYENIQPGENVQATKAIPLVNLKKVYFSLTAPGSKTLTEEFKGIKLSAANIVETKQVAALEKHKKQNRYKNIVPYDGNRVILKLPETEADTANDYINASYVDSYHLPNHFIATQGPLDRTISHFWAMIWQKDCRVVVMVTKLAENGKVKCASYWPVPNTTKVHGSLTVTAARETVWNGTHIVRNFKMTNKREPEAPPRTITHFQYTGWPDHGVPVTTTGILRLHDAMIKSHEQYPGSPIVVHCSAGAGRTGTLIAIHSLIRQMQTQDLIDVYSTVMQMRTQRCEMVQTEKQYAFLYKVITEVHVCGFTDIDANDLGSKMNQLAEVSKNEFKQLDVIPPSQATLDAGNLNKKNDHSSCYEHSEVKGIYNAAYLQGYSDFSAFIASQGPHENQVNVLWKCVFDQNVSVIVALSPIDKNFNQTPCYWSLEKGSSQVFGDVEAKLSSVDDTRRHVTVRKIDLTHQAVTRRVTHIHYQAWMDENEPDLQEIINVVTDVGLLHNYTESLMLVHCRDGIGRTGVFCALMNLIERLKAEHRIDVFRAVKDLRDMKPGMVPSVELYKLCFKLLHQYLASFEIYSNFSG; translated from the exons ATGCATTTACATCAAACATTATTATACACTTGTAAATGCTTCTTGCTTGTCCTAGTCGTGGTTTCACATTGTTATGGAG AGTACACGTTTCAACACAATGGATTCAATATATCGCTTTTCAATGATTCTCTAAAAACTTGGGACGAAGCAAAGACAGCTTGTGAAGGTATGAACGGAAAACTTGTAAATATCTTGTCTCAAGAACTTCAAGGAAATATAACCGAACTGTTGAGACAATGGCAAGGAAATATAAATACTGGCCAATTTGGGGGAACGTGGCAATCAGGTTACTACACCAGTGGCCTACAAACAAAAGATATCGCAGGAAGTTGGACATGTCGGTATCAATGGGGCAATGGTGACTCCATATCAAACGTGGGAGATGAAAACAGCAATGGATATCAACAGTGGTATCGAACAGAACCGAATTGTGGCGGATCTCCACCATATTGTTTGGCTGTCAGTGCTGTAGATGTCTTCGGCAATGGCTATACAAATGGACTTGGTTATTgggtggatgccacatgcaacaaacaaaaatattatatttgtCAAG TTCcagcaaaacttttaaacgCAACATCGACGTATCCTGTGACAGGAGATCAGTTTACGCTCACATGTGAAGTAGTTGTGGTCCCGCCAACAACAGTTGTTTGGAAAATAAGTCAAACTTCTTCAGAAAGTAATATTCCTTCCGACGGGTCAATCTTTCAAGtgataaatgaaaaatccGGTGACGTCATTGTGAGTCGGTTAAAAGTGAAAACTGCAGGATTATGTTTGGGACCTTCTACAATTTCTTGTTGGttgaaaaatagtttgacAGAAAGCAAGCTTCATGAATTCACAGTGAACCAAG AaccatatgacgtcattggaGAAAGTTATTACATGTTTAAATCCCCGGACCTAAATCTGACTTACTTTGAAAGAGAAAACGATTGCAACAAAGTGGGAGGAAATCTTGCTTCCATTCGTGATGCGTTCACTCAAAGCTCGTTGGAAATGAAGTTGACAAATTTAGATTGGCGAGGAAGAG CTTGGATTGGTTTAAAAAGATTGGACAATGGCTCATGGATTTGGCcaaattatgaaattgttAACTATACAAACTGGTCAAATGACATTCGAACTGAAAATTGGACTGACTATGGTTACATGAGCTACCATGATAATTGGAAGTGGAAAAATTTAGGATCGGGCACCCATAAAGCTAACTACATCTGCGAAGTATCAG GAAAACTTTCTTACGTCGTTGAAACTCAATCTTGTACGACAgaatcaaataaaactttaacagtTATTTTGAATCCAAGCAATGTGGGATTAAATCACAGTATCACGGTATCGGCACTCAGCAGCTTCACAGACCATACATTTTTAGTTCCGCAAAGAATAAGTCAgaacaatgaaaataattcaaaaacgTTTACAAATCTGAAGCCACGAACAAAATACAACATCTCG GTTTCGTTGGCCAGCAATTTTTGCACCAGATCCGTTGAAACCAGCCAAGAAGTGATAACTGGTTACGCCATTCCTCACATGGTTCCAAACGCAACTGTCTTATTTTATCCTGAAAATGGAACTTGTTTGGTGGAATGGAAATGGCCTGAAGAAACCATTCcaacattgcaaaatttcGTC ATTCAAGTGAGTAAAACCCcaagttttacaaaagaacAAGACGCTGCGAGCATTACTGACGCACTCCAAGAACAAAACGAAATAATCAATTCTACATTGGACAAGCGATCCAACTTATTTCAAACTCTTCCAAATCGAATTTATAAAATGAAGATATTTGCCCAATCCTGTGCAGGAGACGGCGAGTTTGTCCATGCAAATGGAGAATGTAATTCACCAAGAAGCG TTCCAATGTCACTGCCAGAACTTCTGACTGCTCAAGAGTCCAATGATGATGTATCGATAATATTTCCTCGTCCGGATGAAACAAACGGACCAAtcag CTGTTACTTTCTCGTTGGCCAATATCAAGACCAAGATATTTCTGGGCCAGCAAATTTCTCCGACTCGTTGTTAGACGAATTATCATTGAAGCAAGCTGATGCCGTGGAACCGGGACAACCATACCTTGCGTTAGCAATGCCAGG TTCACTTGAGTCGATGATAAAAGTAAAAGTGGGAGATGGACGAAGAACAAGTTGTGACGTCAATCTCCTTACAAACGTAACCTCCTTCCCAGTTCAAACCAGTACAAGGTCGAGAAGAACGACAACCATCAATAAATCAACGACAAAAATATACAATGCTACCAATGTGATGCTCACTCCAAATAAATATTACAG TTTCTATCTGGTCACTTCTACTCCACTAGACAACGGGTCAGTGGGCTTTATGGCTAGCCAAATAACAGTTATCAAGATCCAGAAAACAACTCAGCCAACACAAg ATATATACTGGTTGATCGGAATAGCTGCGGCTGTCATTTTGATTGTGGCATGCTTGgttgttttcatttataaaAG AAAGAGAAGATCAAAAGATGCAATAAATGGTCTTCCGTTAAATGATGTAGAGCTTTCAACTCAACCAG tttttttagcCACAATTGCGGAACCTATCAAATCTACAATATACGAGAACATTCAACCTGGAGAAAACGTTCAAGCCACGAAAGCTATTCCCCTTGTGAATCTaaagaaagtttatttttcccTCACAGCTCCGGGAAGTAAAACTTTGACGGAAGAATTTAAG GGAATTAAGCTTTCGGCGGCAAACAttgttgaaacaaaacaagttgCGGCTCTTGAAAAACATAAGAAGCAAAACAGATACAAGAACATTGTACCAT ATGACGGCAATAGAGTGATCTTAAAATTACCAGAAACCGAAGCAGACACTGCAAATGACTACATAAATGCATCGTACGTTGAT AGTTACCATTTACCTAATCACTTCATTGCAACACAAGGACCACTCGATCGAACCATCTCACATTTCTGGGCTATGATATGGCAGAAGGATTGCAGAGTTGTGGTGATGGTAACAAAACTGGCTGAAAATGGAAAA GTAAAATGTGCGAGTTACTGGCCTGTACCAAACACCACAAAGGTGCATGGAAGTTTGACTGTAACTGCTGCGAGAGAAACTGTTTGGAATGGAACTCATATTGTGAGAAATTTTAAGATGACAAACAAGAGAGAACCCGAA GCCCCACCACGAACCATAACCCACTTCCAGTATACTGGCTGGCCTGATCATGGCGTCCCTGTAACAACTACTGGAATACTGAGACTGCACGATGCCATGATAAAGTCACATGAGCAATACCCTGGATCGCCCATTGTGGTTCATTGCAG TGCCGGGGCTGGTAGAACCGGAACCTTGATTGCTATTCATAGCTTGATAAGACAAATGCAGACACAAGATTTAATCGACGTATACTCTACTGTGATGCAAATGAGGACACAACGTTGTGAGATGGTTCAGACGGAA AAACAATATGCCTTTCTTTACAAAGTGATAACCGAGGTACATGTCTGTGGATTTACGGACATAGATGCAAATGATTTAGGATCGAAGATGAACCAACTTGCAGAAGT aTCTAAGAACGAGTTTAAACAACTTGATGTCATTCCACCATCGCAAGCAACACTTGATGCAGGAAACttaaataagaaaaatgatCACAGCAGTTGTT atgAACATTCGGAAGTTAAGGGAATTTACAATGCTGCTTATCTGCAG GGATACAGCGATTTTTCTGCGTTCATTGCTTCTCAGGGCCCGCACGAAAACCAAGTAAACGTTTTATGGAAATGTGTTTTCGACCAGAATGTTAGCGTCATAGTTGCTCTCTCGCCAATagacaaaaacttt aatcAAACTCCTTGCTACTGGTCTCTTGAGAAAGGAAGCTCTCAAGTTTTCGGTGACGTTGAAGCAAAGTTGTCTTCAGTGGATGACACGCGCCGTCACGTGACTGTACGTAAAATTGACTTGACGCATCAAGCTGTCACG AGACGTGTAACTCATATCCACTATCAAGCATGGATGGACGAGAATGAACCCGATTTACAAGAGATAATAAATGTCGTGACCGACGTCGGATTGCTCCATAACTATACTGAGAGCCTTATGCTTGTCCACTGCAG GGATGGCATCGGTCGAACTGGCGTATTCTGCGCGTTGATGAACTTAATTGAAAGGTTGAAAGCGGAACATAGGATTGACGTCTTCCGCGCAGTGAAGGACTTGAGAGATATGAAACCAGGGATGGTGCCAAGTGTG GAACTTTATAAACTATGCTTCAAGTTATTGCACCAGTATCTCGCATCGTTCGAAATTTACTCCAACTTTTCTGGCTAA
- the LOC143444170 gene encoding uncharacterized protein LOC143444170 has translation MSLPELLTAQESNDDVSIMFPRPDETNGPISCYFLVGQYQDHNISGPANFSDSLLDELSLKQADAVEPGQPYVALVMPGSLESMIKVKVGDGRRTSCDVNLLTNLTPSPVQTSTRSRRMTTVNKSTTKIYNATNVMLTPNKYYSFYRVTSTPLDNGSVGYVASQITVTKIQKSTQQAQGKM, from the exons ATGTCACTGCCAGAACTTCTGACTGCTCAAGAGTCCAATGATGATGTATCGATAATGTTTCCTCGTCCGGATGAAACAAACGGACCAAtcag CTGTTACTTTCTCGTTGGCCAATATCAAGATCATAATATTTCTGGGCCAGCAAATTTCTCCGACTCGTTGTTGGACGAATTATCATTGAAGCAAGCTGATGCCGTGGAACCAGGGCAACCATACGTTGCGTTAGTAATGCCAGG TTCACTTGAGTCGATGATAAAAGTAAAAGTGGGAGATGGACGAAGAACAAGTTGTGACGTCAATCTCCTTACAAATCTAACCCCCTCCCCAGTTCAAACTAGTACCAGGTCGAGAAGAATGACAACCGTCAATAAATCAACGACAAAAATATACAATGCTACCAATGTGATGCTCACTCCAAATAAATATTACAG CTTCTATCGGGTCACTTCTACTCCACTGGACAACGGGTCAGTGGGCTATGTGGCTAGCCAAATAACAGTTACTAAGATCCAGAAATCAACTCAACAAGCACAAGGTAAAATGTAA
- the LOC143461626 gene encoding tyrosine-protein kinase SRK3-like, whose amino-acid sequence MHLCEAKIFFQKCFCWFSSATELKVNRYLEVTGLPAVEFNNIKVTSNVENPTIINMKDIEMLQKLGEGNFSEVWKVKIKDRRFAANEAAAKRIKGQNITVAEMDEFEKELQLMNVIGRNPFVVQFYGVCKNDSEVLAITELLHFGDLHQHLIKCRPSQHNLDTGYEEISPIGTKEMIRFAQDIAQGMEHISGLGLVHRDLACRNVLLDSNYRCKVSDFGLSRQVDQSDGVYFKRNLKGAKLPCRWMAPEAWFDQIYSSSSDVWSFGVTVWEIVAFGYTPYKELSGSELQLKVLNEGYRLHQPVHCPLPLYNMMSTCWKIPPQERPSFSNLTRILADMFSNTEVVANT is encoded by the exons ATGCATTTGTGTGAG gcgaaaatattttttcaaaaatgtttctgCTGGTTCAGTTCAGCAACGGAACTTAAGGTCAACAGATACCTCGAGGTCACAGGTCTGCCAGCAGTAGAGTTCAACAATATTAAAGTGACATCCAACGTGGAAAATCCAACTATCATAAATATGAAAGATAtagaaatgttgcaaaaactGGGAGAAGGAAATTTCAGTGAAGTTtggaaagtgaaaataaaagataGACGGTTTGCAGCCAATGAAGCTGCTGCGAAAAGGATTAAAG GTCAAAACATTACTGTTGCAGAAATGGATGAATTTGAGAAAGAATTACAACTTATGAATGTAATTGGACGAAATCCGTTTGTTGTTCAGTTTTACGGGGTTTGCAAAAATGAca GTGAAGTTTTAGCAAtcactgaacttcttcattTTGGAGATTTACATCAGCATTTGATAAAGTGCAGACCTTCTCAGCATAATTTAGATACTGGATATGAAGAAATTTCACCAATTGGAACAAAAGAAATGATCCGATTTGCTCAAGATATTGCTCAG GGAATGGAGCATATTTCTGGTCTTGGGCTTGTACATAGAGACCTTGCTTGCCGAAATGTGCTGCTTGACTCTAATTACCGATGTAAAGTGTCGGATTTTGGACTTTCGCGGCAAGTTGACCAATCGGACGGTGTATACTTCAAAAGGAATCTTAAA ggAGCTAAACTGCCTTGCCGGTGGATGGCGCCAGAAGCATGGTTTGATCAAATTTATTCGAGTTCGAGTGACGTATGGTCGTTTGGTGTAACTGTGTGGGAAATTGTTGCCTTTGGATACACTCCTTATAAAGAACTGAGTGGAAGTGAATTACAGCTTAAAGTATTGAATGAAGGATACAGACTGCATCAACCTGTTCACTGTCCCCTGCCATT GTACAACATGATGTCAACATGCTGGAAGATACCGCCCCAAGAAAGACCTTCTTTTTCAAACTTGACCAGAATTTTAGCTGATATGTTCTCAAATACTGAGGTAGTAGCCAATACCTGA